Part of the Scrofimicrobium sp. R131 genome is shown below.
CATGGCCTAACCACGTTTGTGGGGGGAGTGGTCGAAGGTGGGATTGGCGATTGGGACGAAGTCGTAACAAGGTAGCCGTACCGGAAGGTGTGGCTGGATCACCTCCTTTCTAAGGAGACCCTGTTTGGGGATGCTCGTTTTGGGTGTTCCGTGTTTAGGGTTGTTTTTTCCTGCCCCTGGTGTGGGTGGGGGTCAAGGGCACACACTGTCAGGTTCACTTTCAACATGGCATCCCGTTTGTTTGTGGGGTGTTTGTTGGGGGTTGGGTTGTTGGTGAATTGTATAGTGGTTGTTTGCATCTTTATTTTTGTGTGATTTGAGTTTTTTTTGGTTTGTTCTTGTTGTTTGTGTTTGTTTAGTTTTGTTGGGCGTTCGGTGGATGCCTTGGCATCAAGAGCTGATGAAGGACGTTGTGGCCTGCGATATGCCTCGGGGAGTTGGCGAGCGAGTGTTGATCCGAGGATTTCCGAATGGGGGAACCTAGCAAGAGTTATGTCTTGTTACTAGCATCTGAGTTTTGTAGGGTGTTAGGGGGAACGCGGGGAAGTGAAACATCTTAGTACCCGTAGGAGAAGATATTCCGTGAGTAGTGGCGAGCGAAAGCGGAGGTGGCTAAACCGTGTGTGTGTGATACTCAGCGAGGGTTGTGCATGCGGTGTTGTGGGGCAAGTTTTTCTGGGCTGTCGCTGTGGCCTGGGGTGAGCAGGGTTGGGTAGCTGAACCTTCTGGGATGTTGGACCGTAGCGCGTGATAGTCGTGTAGGTGAAATTCTTCCTTGTTTGCTGAGCTTGTTCCCGAGTAGCGCGGGGCTCGTGGAATCCTGTGTGAATCTGCCAAGACCACTTGGTAAGCCTAAATACTTCTTGATGACCGATAGTGTATTAGTACCGTGAGGGAATGGTGAAAAGTACCCCGGGAGGGGAGTGAAATAGTTCCTGAAACCGGGCGCCTTTAAGCCGTCAGAGCCGGTCGGCTCCTCCTTGTGGGGGGTTGTGGTGATGGCGTGCCTTTTGAAGAATGAGCCTGCGAGTTAGTGGCATGTGGCTTACTTAACCCTTGTGGGGTAGGTGTAGCGAAAGCGAGTCTGAAATTTTTGGGCGTTTATGGTCGCGTGTTCTAGACCCGAAGCGGGGTGATCTACCCATGGCCAGGTTGAAGCAGTGGTAAGACGCTGTGGAGGACCGCACCCACCTAGGTTGAAAACTGGGGGGATGAGTTGTGGGTAGGGGTGAAAGGCCAATCAAACTCCGTGATAGCTGGTTCTCCCCGAAATGCATTTAGGTGCAGCGTCGTGTATGTCTGGTGGTGGTAGAGCACTGGTTGGTTGATGGGCCCGTTGGGTTACTGAGATCAGCTAAACTCCGAATGCCATTAGTTTGAGCACGGCAGTGAGACTGTGGGGGATAAGCTTCATAGTCGAAAGGGAAACAGCCCAGATCATCAGCTAAGGCCCCTAAGTGTGTGCTGAGTGGGAAAGGATGTGGAGTTGCTTTGACAACCAGGAGGTTGGCTTAGAAGCAGCCATCCTTGAAAGAGTGCGTAATAGCTCACTGGTCAAGTGATTCCGCGCCGATAATGTAGCGGGGCTGAAGTACACCGCCGAAGCTGTGGCAATGAGTGCTCAACTTTTGTTGGGTGTTGTTGGGTAGGGGAGCGTCCTGCCTGGGGTGAAGCCTGCGTGTGAGCGTTGGTGGACTTGGTGGGAGTGAGAATGCAGGCATGAGTAGCGAATGACAGGTGGGAATCCTGTCCGCCGATTGACTAAGGGTTCCAGGGCTAGGTTTATCCTCCCTGGGTTAGTCGGGTCCTAAGGCGAGGCCGACAGGCGTAGTCGATGGATAACCAGTTGATATTCTGGTACCGGTGTTAGACCGCCAAACGCTGCATTTAGACTGAGATAACTCTAGTTTCGTGTGTTCTGCTCTTTCGGGAGCGGGATGTTTCGGGGCTGCGGTTGTGGAGGTTTTCTTGTGGTGAGCGTGTTAACAGGGGTGACACAGAGTGGTAGCTTTCGCACACCGGTGGTTGTGTGTGTCTAAGGTTGTGGCCTGTCCTCAGGTAAATCCGGGGACGTTATAGGTGAGGACTGATGGGAGCCCCTTTTTTGGGGTTTGAGAGTGAGCCTGTGCTGTCTAGAAAAGCCTCGACGTGAGGTCTGATACCGCCCGTACCCTAAACCGACACAGGTAGTCAGGTAGAGTATACCGAGGCGACGAGAGAATCATGGTTAAGGAACTCGGCAAAATGCCCCCGTAACTTTGGGAGAAGGGGGACCTGTCTTGGTGGAGCACGCTTGCCGTGTTTGGTGCCAGGGTGGGTCGCAGAGAATAGAGAGAAGCGACTGTTTATCAAAAACATAGGTGTGTGCGAAGCCGTAAGGCGATGTATACGCACTGACGCCTGCCCGGTGCTGGAAGGTTAAGAGGAAAGCTTAGCTGCCCCTTTGTGGGTAGCGAAGGTTTGAATTGAAGCCCCAGTAAACGGCGGTGGTAACTATAACCATCCTAAGGTAGCGAAATTCCTTGTCGGGTAAGTTCCGACCTGCACGAATGGCGTAACGACTTCTCTGCTGTCTCAACCATGAACTCGGTGAAATTGCACTACGAGTAAAGATGCTCGTTACGCGCAGCAGGACGGAAAGACCCCGGGACCTTTACTATAGCTTGGTATTGGTGTTCGCTGGTGTTTGTGTAGGATAGGTGGGAGACTGTGAAGCAGGCACGCTAGTGTTTGTGGAGTCATTGGTGAAATACCACTCTGATATTAGTGTGCATCTAACCTTGGCCCATGATCTGGGTTGGGGACAGTGCCTGGTGGGTAGTTTAACTGGGGCGGTTGCCTCCTAAATGGTAACGGAGGCGCTCAAAGGTTCCCTCAGCCTGGTTGGTAACCAGGTGGCGAGTGTAAGTGTAAAAGGGAGCTTGACTGTGAGACTGACAGGTCGAGCAGGTGCGAAAGCAGGAACTAGTGATCCGGCACTGGCTTGTGGAAGCGGTGTCGCTCAACGGATAAAAGGTACCCCGGGGATAACAGGCTGATCTTGCCCAAGAGTCCATATCGACGGCATGGTTTGGCACCTCGATGTCGGCTCGTCGCATCCTGGGGGTGTAGTCGCTCCCAAGGGTTGGGCTGTTCGCCCATTAAAGCGGTACGCGAGCTGGGTTCAGAACGTCGTGAGACAGTTCGGTCCCTATCCGCTGCGCGCGTAGGAAACTTGCAGAGACCCATCCCTAGTACGAGAGGACCGGGACGGACGAACCTCTGGTGTGCCAGTTGTACCGCCAGGTGCAGGGCTGGGTGGCTACGTTCGGGTTGGATAACCGCTGAAAGCATCTAAGCGGGAAGCCATCTCTAAGATAAGGTTTCCATCAACAATTGTTGTGAAGGCCCCCAGAAGAAGACTGGGTTGATAGGCCAGAAGTGGAAGCACCGTAAGGTGTGTAGAGCTGACTGGTACTAATTGGCCAACACTAAACCAAACACAACACGCGAGCCATCAAAACACACAAAAATCATTGATAACACGCGAACAACCACTATACGATCCACTACCAACCCAAACACAAAAACCCCTAGGGGTTTGAGTGACCATGGTAGACCACTTTTGCGGTGGTCATAGCGTGGGGGAAACGCCCGGTCCCATTCCGAACCCGGAAGCTAAGCCCCACAACGGCGAAGGTACTGCAACCGACAGGATGTGGGAGACTAGCAAACCACCGCAAATCAACCAAACAGAACGCCCCCCACCACACGGTGAGGGGCATTCTGCATGAACGGGACTTATCCACCGGGAGGCTGAGCCCTTCCCATCGGGACCCAACTCGCAGGTACACTAGCAAAGAAACCTGCCCGCCTAACTTGAAAGAGGACACTGTGGCCGAAGACCGCAACAGCAATCGGGGCCAACGAGGCCCGGGAGGATCCGGGCGCCCCGGGGGCAAAGACTTTGGTTCACGCGGCGGCAAGTATGACCGCGGCGGCAAGTTCGACCGCAGTGGGAAACCTGAGCGGGGCGGGAAGTTCGATCGCGGAGGCAAGAAGAACTTCGGGGGGAAGTCGAAGTTCTTGGCCAAAAACAAGCCTCACCATCGCGAGTACCGCTCGGCCGATCCCAATGAGCCTGTAATTCCAGCCGGTGTCACCGCCGATGAGCTGGATGCGGATGCGCTGAAAGCGCTGAAGACGCTCTCGGGCGCAAACCAGGAAATCGTCGCCCGACACCTGGTGACCGCCGGGCAGCTGCTGGACATCGATCCGGAGCTGGCCTATCAGCACGCCCAGGCGGCTGTGCGCCGGGCCGGGCGGGTCGACGTGGTCCGGGAAGCTGCCGCCCTGACCGCCTATGTGTCCGGACGCTACGATGAGGCCCTCCGTGAAGTGCGGGCTGTGCGCCGGATGCGTGGGGATGTGTCCCTGCGCGCGATTGAGGCCGACTGTGAGCGTGGGCTGGGGCGGCCCGAGCGCGCCATCGAAATCGTGGAAGAGACCGACACCTCCCAGCTTTCCCTGGAAGACCAGGTGGAGTTGATTCTGGTGGCAGCCGGCGCTCGCGCCGATCTGGGCCAGATGGACTACTCCCTGATGATTGTGGAGAACGCGTTGCGGTCTCTGCCGGAGGACACTCCCAGTGAGCTTTTGCGATGGCTCGGAGAACTGCGGGCTGAGCGGCTTCAGGACCTCGGTCGGCTGGAGGAAGCCGCCCAGGTACTGGATGAGCTCCCCCCGGAGGAAGATCCGATGGAGATCGTGGATCTGGATCTCCTGCTGGAAGCGGATGTGGACAAGGTTCGCACGGACCTGCGCGGTGGGGGAGAACCGCTCGCGAAGATGTTCGACGGGGCCCTGCTGGACCTGGATGGCGTCTGCTACGCCGGGGCGGAAGTGATTGCCGGGGGTCCGGGTGCGATCGATCTGGCTGAGGACCACGGGATGCAAATTGGCTTCCTGACCAACAACTCGTCTCGCAGCCCCCAGGCGGTGGCAGACAAGCTCAGTGCGCTCGGGTACGTGGCCGAAGCCAACCAGGTGATGACCTCGGCGATGGACCTGCTGATGGACCTGAAGGAAAAGTTTGAGCCGGGCACGAAGATCCTGGTCACCGGCAGCGAAGAGCTGGCTCGGATGACTGCTGAGGCCGGGTTTGAGGTAGTCGGTGAGGCCGCGGCCGAGCCGGCGGCAGTGGTGCAGGGACTGAGCCAGGACCTCGGTTGGGCTCAGCTAACTGAGGCGGCGCTCGCAATCCAGGCCGGCGCCATCCACTTCGCCACCAACCTCGATCCGAAACTGCCGACCGAGCGTGGGTTCGCCGTGGGTAACGGGTCCCTGGTCGCGGCCGTGCGCAACGCCACCGGGGTCCGGCCGATTGCAGCTGGCAAGCCCCGCCCCGACATCTTCATTCGCGCCGCCCAGATGTTGCGGATGGAACGGCCCCTGGTGATCGGTGACCAGTTGTCTACCGACATCGCCGGGGCGGTCTCGGCCAAGATGGCTTCTCTTCACGTCCTGACCGGGGTGAGCGACGCTCGGGATATCGTGCTGGCTCCGCGCGGGCAGCGCCCTTCCTTTGTGGCCCTGGATCTTAATGGGCTGAACGAGGTGCACCCGCGGCCGCGTCACCATCGTGACGGCACCTGGACCTGCGGAGTCTCACAGGTGGTGGCGATTGACCGGCGCGGACGGATCCGGATTGGCGAGGCGTGGTTGACCGGCTCAGAGGAACTGGTCACCCTGAACCTGGACACCTACCGGGCCCTAATCGCGGCCGCGTGGGAAATCGAGGATGAGCGGACCCAGGTAGCCTGCCCGCCCCTGAAAGTGGTTCCCAACGACGACGAAACCGGTGTGGTGGAGCCGGCCCCAGAACCGGAAGCGGAAACCGCGCCGGTGGAAGAACACGGGCCGGTGGAGGAAGCTGGGCCGGAAACGG
Proteins encoded:
- a CDS encoding HAD-IIA family hydrolase — protein: MAEDRNSNRGQRGPGGSGRPGGKDFGSRGGKYDRGGKFDRSGKPERGGKFDRGGKKNFGGKSKFLAKNKPHHREYRSADPNEPVIPAGVTADELDADALKALKTLSGANQEIVARHLVTAGQLLDIDPELAYQHAQAAVRRAGRVDVVREAAALTAYVSGRYDEALREVRAVRRMRGDVSLRAIEADCERGLGRPERAIEIVEETDTSQLSLEDQVELILVAAGARADLGQMDYSLMIVENALRSLPEDTPSELLRWLGELRAERLQDLGRLEEAAQVLDELPPEEDPMEIVDLDLLLEADVDKVRTDLRGGGEPLAKMFDGALLDLDGVCYAGAEVIAGGPGAIDLAEDHGMQIGFLTNNSSRSPQAVADKLSALGYVAEANQVMTSAMDLLMDLKEKFEPGTKILVTGSEELARMTAEAGFEVVGEAAAEPAAVVQGLSQDLGWAQLTEAALAIQAGAIHFATNLDPKLPTERGFAVGNGSLVAAVRNATGVRPIAAGKPRPDIFIRAAQMLRMERPLVIGDQLSTDIAGAVSAKMASLHVLTGVSDARDIVLAPRGQRPSFVALDLNGLNEVHPRPRHHRDGTWTCGVSQVVAIDRRGRIRIGEAWLTGSEELVTLNLDTYRALIAAAWEIEDERTQVACPPLKVVPNDDETGVVEPAPEPEAETAPVEEHGPVEEAGPETAPVADAEPEANAPVSDRSAESDQAATPGQEQD